Proteins from one Armatimonadota bacterium genomic window:
- the radA gene encoding DNA repair protein RadA, producing the protein MAKTQTKYVCQQCGYESPKWLGRCPDCNEWNTLVEEVVTRTSEATKKPTSATYNPPKPITDVVVGEHHRYTTGIGEFDRVLGGGVVPGSVVLVGGDPGIGKSTLLTQVAENLSREGPTLYVSGEESLEQVKMRANRLGAVSERLYLAAETCIEQVEAYVQSLKPGAVIIDSIQAMYDSSLESAPATVSQVRSCTATLVRIAKGLSIPVFIIGHVTKDGSIAGPRVLEHMVDTVLYFEGDRHQVYRILRAVKNRFGSTDELGIFEMHENGLVEVSNPSELLLAERPLHGPGSVVSAVIEGTRPLLVEVQALVSPSYFAAPRRMVSGVDYNRTMLILAVLEKRIGLRFSNQDVYVSIAGGVKAAEPALDLAIAAAVASNLKELPIDPKTLVVGEVGLAGEVRGVVQIEKRIREAAHLGFERAIIPAANVVRAKVAGMKTVGVESVYQGIEAAIGSFKRKRATASAIGERDSGEGEKGC; encoded by the coding sequence TTGGCAAAGACGCAGACTAAATATGTATGTCAGCAATGCGGATATGAGTCTCCAAAGTGGCTTGGTCGCTGTCCCGACTGCAACGAGTGGAATACCCTAGTTGAGGAAGTCGTCACCCGAACATCGGAGGCAACGAAGAAGCCCACGTCCGCTACATACAACCCGCCCAAACCAATTACTGATGTTGTGGTCGGTGAGCATCACCGATACACCACTGGCATTGGTGAGTTCGATCGTGTTCTTGGCGGTGGTGTAGTGCCCGGTTCTGTTGTGTTAGTTGGCGGCGATCCGGGAATTGGGAAGTCAACCCTTCTTACCCAAGTGGCTGAAAACCTGAGCCGCGAGGGTCCGACGCTCTACGTTTCGGGTGAGGAATCCTTAGAGCAAGTCAAGATGCGAGCCAACCGATTGGGCGCGGTTTCAGAACGCCTTTATCTCGCCGCTGAGACATGTATTGAGCAAGTTGAGGCGTACGTGCAATCTCTTAAACCTGGTGCTGTCATAATTGATTCTATCCAGGCAATGTATGATTCGTCGCTGGAATCAGCGCCTGCCACTGTGAGCCAGGTCCGCTCTTGCACTGCAACTCTTGTTAGAATTGCGAAGGGCTTGAGCATACCAGTGTTCATCATTGGCCATGTGACAAAGGATGGTTCTATTGCCGGCCCACGCGTGCTCGAACACATGGTAGACACCGTGCTTTATTTCGAAGGCGACCGGCATCAAGTTTATCGGATACTGCGGGCGGTGAAAAACAGATTCGGTTCAACCGACGAGCTGGGGATTTTCGAGATGCACGAAAATGGCCTTGTGGAGGTAAGCAATCCGTCTGAGCTTCTTCTTGCGGAAAGGCCCCTGCATGGCCCGGGCTCGGTAGTAAGCGCCGTTATAGAGGGTACAAGGCCCTTGCTTGTCGAAGTTCAGGCTTTGGTATCGCCTTCGTATTTTGCTGCTCCAAGAAGGATGGTAAGCGGGGTTGACTATAACCGCACAATGCTTATTCTGGCGGTTCTGGAAAAGCGCATAGGACTTCGATTTTCTAATCAAGATGTCTATGTAAGCATAGCAGGTGGCGTAAAAGCCGCAGAGCCCGCGCTTGATTTGGCGATTGCGGCGGCAGTGGCTTCGAACTTGAAGGAGTTGCCAATTGACCCAAAAACTTTGGTTGTTGGGGAGGTTGGTCTTGCGGGTGAAGTGCGAGGCGTGGTCCAGATTGAAAAGCGAATAAGAGAGGCGGCGCACCTGGGATTCGAGCGTGCAATCATTCCAGCAGCCAATGTAGTAAGAGCCAAGGTTGCAGGAATGAAGACAGTTGGCGTGGAGTCGGTTTACCAAGGAATTGAAGCCGCGATTGGTAGCTTTAAGCGCAAGAGGGCGACAGCTTCCGCAATTGGAGAACGAGATTCAGGAGAAGGCGAAAAGGGTTGTTAG
- a CDS encoding zinc-binding dehydrogenase yields the protein MTPLCLRAAALDTKFGQDYDVHVWIGTIKVFVPKYAMRAAVLEKFNEPLVVREFDKPALGPGEVLVRMLAAGVCGSDIHMWHGKDPRIPLPTIIGHEGVGEVEEIGPEPPKSISGRELRRGDRIAWDRGVTCGQCFFCAVRHEPNLCPNRWAYGIGRSSEKPPYLVGCYAEYIVLVRGTNIIHLDEFPSTDYVLLASTSCSGATAANAVEVAGIELGSAVLVQGSGPLGLFLTAFASMLGASPIVVVGGSPDSLSLALKLGADLVLSHRTTSSKERMEAIREIAPRGIDVVLESSGRPDSINEGIRALRTGGSYISTGFAVPGASVTIDCYQDLVRKNLRLQGVWTSHTRHLYQALALASQNPMLGEMITSTFTLEQATDALVAMEQREAIKSAIVF from the coding sequence TTGACGCCATTATGCCTGCGGGCCGCCGCCCTTGACACCAAATTCGGCCAAGACTATGATGTTCATGTTTGGATAGGTACAATTAAAGTTTTTGTACCAAAATATGCCATGAGAGCTGCCGTACTTGAAAAGTTTAACGAACCGCTAGTAGTGCGAGAATTCGATAAGCCGGCCCTCGGGCCTGGTGAGGTTCTTGTGCGGATGCTTGCCGCAGGTGTGTGTGGGTCAGATATCCACATGTGGCATGGTAAGGATCCTCGAATACCTCTGCCAACAATCATAGGTCATGAGGGCGTGGGAGAGGTGGAAGAAATTGGTCCCGAGCCGCCAAAGTCCATCAGTGGGAGAGAACTCAGGCGTGGGGATAGGATTGCTTGGGACCGTGGAGTTACGTGTGGCCAGTGCTTTTTCTGTGCTGTGCGGCATGAACCGAACCTTTGTCCAAATCGGTGGGCTTATGGGATTGGGAGGTCATCGGAAAAACCGCCCTACCTTGTTGGTTGTTATGCTGAGTATATCGTACTTGTGCGAGGCACAAATATCATTCATCTAGATGAGTTTCCTTCGACTGATTATGTGCTTTTGGCGAGCACGTCTTGTTCTGGAGCAACCGCTGCCAATGCCGTGGAGGTTGCTGGTATTGAGCTGGGTAGCGCTGTTCTAGTACAAGGTTCTGGTCCGCTTGGATTATTCTTAACTGCTTTCGCCAGCATGCTTGGGGCATCACCGATAGTAGTCGTGGGTGGCTCACCAGATAGCCTTTCTCTTGCGCTAAAATTAGGTGCAGACCTAGTCCTTAGCCATCGAACCACGTCATCAAAAGAACGGATGGAAGCAATTCGAGAAATCGCACCCCGAGGCATAGATGTTGTGCTTGAGTCATCCGGCAGACCTGACTCGATAAATGAGGGAATAAGAGCGTTGAGAACAGGTGGCTCGTATATTTCCACAGGTTTCGCAGTCCCTGGAGCATCAGTAACGATTGATTGCTACCAAGATTTAGTGCGGAAAAACCTTCGGCTTCAAGGAGTTTGGACGAGCCATACGCGCCACCTTTATCAAGCTCTGGCGCTTGCTAGCCAGAATCCCATGCTGGGCGAAATGATTACAAGCACATTCACTCTCGAGCAGGCAACCGATGCCCTTGTTGCTATGGAACAACGCGAAGCTATTAAGTCGGCAATAGTATTCTAG
- a CDS encoding zf-HC2 domain-containing protein, which yields MKCSQARDKLMDYIAAELSLREAKQLSGHLDSCESCRRYLALAQKASEALNCLREEEPAPDVLSAVRQRIDAERIVCSRIRVPRLAAAFSVIFICAVIVAGWFLQTLFTPEATQIAQQQEHFKAPASTNNPAVQSVPDSIHNSASISKPVVQQTGQNIIKPQIRKVANALPGHRRRRTLSTTRKPILAHKPLSEADVKVAPEPSNGEAVMVFVLKPREPEVYTIQVSTDTESDEVETPATELNVVREFDVGGRVTSVTIAETVASANIY from the coding sequence ATGAAGTGCTCCCAAGCTAGAGACAAGTTGATGGATTATATTGCGGCGGAGCTTTCGCTGAGAGAGGCAAAACAGCTAAGTGGTCATCTTGATTCCTGTGAATCATGCCGCAGGTATTTAGCACTTGCGCAGAAGGCTTCTGAAGCATTGAATTGCTTGCGAGAAGAAGAACCGGCGCCAGATGTCCTCAGTGCGGTTAGACAGAGGATTGATGCCGAAAGGATTGTCTGTAGTCGAATTCGCGTACCTCGTCTAGCAGCGGCATTCTCGGTAATTTTTATATGCGCAGTAATCGTTGCCGGCTGGTTTTTGCAGACGTTATTTACCCCTGAAGCTACACAAATCGCGCAGCAACAAGAACACTTTAAAGCTCCTGCTTCGACGAATAATCCTGCAGTGCAGAGCGTACCAGATTCAATTCACAATTCGGCTAGCATATCAAAGCCCGTTGTTCAGCAGACTGGGCAGAATATTATTAAGCCTCAAATTCGTAAAGTTGCAAATGCCTTGCCTGGGCATAGGCGGCGGAGAACTCTATCAACTACCAGAAAACCCATATTGGCACATAAACCGTTAAGTGAAGCAGACGTCAAAGTTGCACCTGAGCCCAGTAATGGCGAGGCGGTAATGGTGTTCGTACTAAAGCCAAGGGAGCCTGAGGTATACACAATACAGGTAAGCACCGATACTGAGTCGGATGAGGTCGAGACGCCGGCTACCGAGCTGAATGTAGTGCGAGAATTTGACGTCGGAGGCAGGGTAACATCTGTAACTATCGCGGAAACGGTGGCATCCGCTAATATTTACTAG
- a CDS encoding RNA polymerase sigma factor, producing MGSLEKPAVLDASVIDRDQLLVKSFLAGDERAFDELAVKYHAYIYNICLQMLGNAADAEDATQNALISAYRALPHFKMKSRVSTWLYRIAVNQCLSLQRSRRLEAPLEKDFGEWSQPSLEDVEKRRIISKLLQRLAPHFRAVLILRYYRELSYIEIAEVLGWSPDKVKCYLHRARNVFKEIYLRECENGGVP from the coding sequence ATGGGTAGTTTGGAGAAGCCGGCAGTGCTGGACGCATCTGTTATAGACAGAGACCAGTTGCTGGTGAAAAGCTTTCTAGCTGGCGATGAAAGAGCGTTTGACGAGCTTGCAGTCAAATACCACGCATATATTTACAACATCTGTCTACAGATGCTTGGCAACGCTGCAGATGCAGAAGATGCGACTCAAAACGCCTTAATCTCTGCCTATCGTGCGCTACCTCATTTCAAAATGAAATCGCGGGTATCTACGTGGCTCTATCGCATTGCAGTGAACCAATGCCTGAGCCTTCAGCGAAGCCGGCGATTAGAGGCTCCCTTGGAGAAGGATTTCGGTGAGTGGTCCCAACCCAGCCTCGAAGATGTCGAGAAGCGTCGGATAATTTCGAAATTACTCCAGCGGCTTGCACCTCATTTTCGCGCAGTGCTCATATTGAGGTACTATCGAGAGCTTTCATACATAGAAATTGCTGAGGTGCTAGGCTGGTCACCTGATAAAGTGAAGTGCTATCTCCACCGCGCTAGAAATGTCTTCAAAGAGATTTACCTGCGCGAGTGCGAGAATGGAGGAGTGCCATGA
- a CDS encoding ABC-F family ATP-binding cassette domain-containing protein — MAVITLNSVRKSFGGLQVLDEVSFTLGFGEKVALVGPNGSGKTTILRLIAGEEEADSGTIQVLPGVTIGYMPQDSELVGERSLIEEVSNASEEVVRLECELRRLEAAMGEATGEELEAILAKYGETQHEYERLGGYSFDAEVKSTLSGLGLGPEHWEKPVNILSGGQKTRAALAKLLLQQPDVLLLDEPTNHLDIEAVEWLEDFLQDFSGTVLVVSHDRYFLDRVVTKVIDLHEGYTKTYAGNYTAYVRQKQEFLRQQLEDYERQQAEIARLEDFIRRYHAGQRHREAKSREKKLARMVRLRKPKLEADKMRVRFEQAKTSAQIVADLRDVGKAFGERQLFAGLNLMVENGDRIGIVGPNGAGKTTLLRMIVGDEEPTTGTLSLGYGVEIGYFDQDLSGLDPENTVLEEILDTEDLGPAEARAFLARFLFKGDSVFKAVSKLSGGERNRLVLAKLMLKKPNVLVLDEPTNHLDIDSRQALDDALKAFEGTIILTSHDRYLLNSVATRIVEIKGGAARVFEGNYDFFVERARPRPARPSRRKKPKPVARKPSVASEVATTGLTAEEIERQIEEAESRLAEVTQLLGNPETYANAEKAASTVAEYHELTRTIEQLYADWEALLD, encoded by the coding sequence GTGGCTGTTATCACTCTCAATTCGGTTAGGAAATCGTTCGGCGGGCTCCAGGTCCTCGATGAAGTGAGTTTTACGCTGGGATTTGGAGAGAAAGTTGCGCTTGTTGGGCCTAATGGGAGCGGAAAGACAACAATACTCCGACTTATTGCTGGCGAAGAAGAAGCTGATTCGGGTACAATTCAAGTTCTTCCGGGTGTAACTATCGGCTATATGCCTCAGGATAGTGAACTGGTAGGTGAGCGAAGTCTCATTGAGGAAGTTTCAAACGCATCTGAGGAAGTAGTTCGCTTGGAATGTGAACTGCGCAGGCTTGAAGCTGCGATGGGCGAAGCGACTGGCGAAGAATTAGAGGCAATCCTTGCCAAGTATGGCGAGACGCAACACGAATACGAGCGTCTCGGCGGTTATTCGTTCGATGCAGAGGTTAAGTCGACTCTGAGTGGATTGGGTCTTGGACCGGAACATTGGGAGAAGCCAGTTAACATCCTTAGTGGCGGACAGAAGACACGGGCGGCATTGGCAAAGCTGCTTCTACAACAGCCAGACGTGCTTCTTCTCGATGAACCGACGAACCATCTGGATATAGAAGCGGTCGAATGGCTGGAGGATTTTCTCCAGGACTTTTCGGGCACGGTGCTGGTTGTATCACACGACCGCTACTTCCTCGACCGAGTAGTCACAAAGGTGATTGATTTACATGAAGGATATACAAAGACCTATGCTGGCAATTATACAGCCTATGTTCGGCAGAAGCAGGAATTTCTCCGACAGCAGCTTGAGGATTATGAGCGACAGCAGGCAGAGATTGCTCGTTTAGAGGATTTTATTAGGCGGTACCATGCTGGGCAACGCCATCGGGAGGCGAAAAGCCGCGAGAAGAAGTTGGCGAGGATGGTGCGGCTTCGAAAGCCAAAGCTAGAAGCCGATAAAATGCGAGTTCGCTTTGAACAAGCTAAGACAAGCGCACAAATAGTGGCAGACCTGCGAGATGTTGGCAAGGCTTTCGGGGAGCGGCAATTATTTGCAGGGTTGAACCTCATGGTGGAGAATGGCGATCGGATTGGAATAGTTGGGCCGAATGGTGCGGGCAAGACGACCCTCCTTCGGATGATTGTTGGCGACGAAGAGCCAACAACCGGCACACTTAGCCTAGGTTACGGGGTCGAAATAGGTTACTTCGACCAAGATTTGAGCGGCTTGGATCCTGAAAATACGGTACTTGAAGAAATATTGGATACAGAGGACCTTGGCCCGGCGGAAGCACGAGCTTTCCTCGCACGCTTCTTGTTCAAAGGAGATAGCGTGTTCAAAGCAGTCTCGAAGCTGAGCGGTGGCGAAAGAAATCGTTTGGTACTGGCTAAACTGATGCTAAAAAAACCAAACGTTCTTGTGCTTGACGAGCCGACAAATCACCTTGATATTGATTCAAGGCAGGCGCTTGATGATGCCCTAAAGGCATTTGAAGGAACGATAATTCTCACCTCTCATGACCGATATCTACTGAACTCAGTGGCAACCCGAATCGTCGAAATTAAAGGAGGAGCGGCGCGGGTATTTGAGGGAAACTATGACTTTTTCGTCGAGCGAGCACGCCCAAGGCCAGCACGCCCTTCAAGAAGGAAAAAGCCAAAGCCAGTTGCCCGCAAGCCATCTGTTGCTAGCGAAGTTGCTACGACAGGGCTGACTGCCGAAGAAATCGAGCGCCAAATAGAAGAGGCTGAATCAAGGCTTGCAGAGGTAACACAACTTCTTGGAAATCCGGAAACTTATGCGAACGCCGAGAAGGCGGCAAGTACCGTTGCCGAATATCATGAGTTGACTAGAACGATAGAACAATTGTACGCGGATTGGGAAGCCCTTCTGGATTGA
- a CDS encoding STAS domain-containing protein: protein MKNARPDNEKLSIELVDLDGIPLVRAAGEIDLYNVSRFEDGMQQAVARGTKIVAVDLTGVSYLDSSGLSALIAAYKSLEERNAKLYVIVPPGHNATRRVIEITRVDKFIHVRDSLDQMLSDAKEKQAA from the coding sequence ATGAAAAACGCTCGCCCTGATAATGAAAAGCTCTCCATAGAATTGGTAGACTTAGATGGCATACCCCTTGTGCGTGCGGCTGGCGAAATTGACCTTTACAACGTTTCAAGGTTTGAAGACGGCATGCAACAAGCAGTTGCCCGGGGGACGAAAATTGTGGCTGTGGACTTAACAGGCGTATCTTATTTAGACAGCTCGGGACTAAGCGCGCTTATAGCCGCTTACAAGTCACTCGAAGAACGGAATGCCAAACTTTACGTAATTGTGCCACCAGGGCACAATGCAACCAGACGAGTGATTGAAATTACCCGTGTTGACAAGTTTATCCACGTACGAGACAGCTTAGACCAAATGCTTTCGGATGCGAAAGAAAAACAAGCAGCCTGA
- a CDS encoding STAS domain-containing protein, translating to MSAESCSISINRLKETTIVKCSGEIDSGTVSVLARALQNAARSGKKHIILDATELTYIDSSGILTLISFQQKLQNENRRLAIIGCHGIFRKLITLSRLENRLPMYTSLDEALAEANAR from the coding sequence ATGTCAGCGGAATCTTGTTCGATTTCCATTAATCGTTTAAAGGAAACAACTATCGTGAAATGCAGCGGCGAGATAGACAGCGGAACCGTATCCGTTCTAGCTCGAGCACTCCAAAACGCTGCACGTAGCGGCAAGAAGCATATCATCCTAGACGCGACAGAGTTGACCTATATAGATAGCTCTGGCATTCTAACCCTTATATCTTTCCAACAAAAACTTCAGAATGAGAATAGGCGTTTAGCAATCATCGGATGTCACGGTATTTTTCGCAAGCTAATAACCTTGTCACGCCTCGAAAATCGTCTTCCAATGTATACCTCACTGGATGAAGCCCTCGCAGAAGCCAACGCTCGGTAG
- a CDS encoding class A beta-lactamase-related serine hydrolase, translated as MPSLESEIREILNRNKGTFGIAAWNSTDGLEFFFNEHEVFPSASVIKVPIIVELFWQRDEGRVSLDETVILKDEDKVEGSGILKELHEGLELTLRDLATLMIVISDNTATNLLIDRLGNDVVNSRMRSLGLEKTTLARKMYDWEQARLGKENLCTPYEMMQLLRWLACGEIPSRSASQEIIEIMARQQYRDKIPLMLPADLKIANKTGSISGVTHDVAVVYAPWGPYVLCVMAKGIDDQEDQRIAKLAIAEISRVVYDHFSA; from the coding sequence ATGCCATCATTGGAGTCAGAAATACGAGAGATACTCAATCGAAACAAGGGCACATTTGGCATTGCGGCTTGGAATTCCACCGACGGCTTGGAGTTTTTCTTTAATGAACATGAGGTTTTTCCTTCTGCAAGCGTTATTAAAGTTCCCATTATTGTTGAGCTTTTTTGGCAACGTGATGAGGGGCGGGTTTCGCTCGATGAGACGGTCATTCTAAAAGACGAGGACAAGGTTGAAGGTTCTGGCATTCTAAAGGAGCTCCATGAAGGGCTTGAACTGACGCTTAGAGACCTTGCGACTCTCATGATTGTTATTAGCGACAACACAGCTACAAATTTGTTAATAGATCGCTTGGGTAATGATGTTGTTAATTCGCGCATGCGCTCGCTTGGTTTGGAGAAGACAACCCTTGCCCGCAAAATGTATGATTGGGAACAGGCTCGGCTTGGAAAAGAGAACCTTTGTACGCCGTATGAGATGATGCAGCTACTGCGTTGGCTTGCCTGCGGTGAAATTCCTAGCAGAAGTGCGAGTCAGGAAATCATCGAAATCATGGCAAGACAACAATATAGGGACAAGATTCCGCTCATGTTGCCCGCCGATCTTAAAATCGCCAACAAGACGGGTTCGATTTCGGGTGTTACCCATGACGTGGCTGTGGTCTATGCGCCCTGGGGTCCATACGTACTCTGCGTAATGGCGAAGGGGATAGACGACCAAGAAGACCAGCGCATCGCCAAACTCGCCATAGCGGAGATTTCCAGGGTGGTATATGACCACTTCTCCGCATGA
- a CDS encoding class I SAM-dependent methyltransferase has translation MERRNSQRMCLFNRQGALSPKVEALLLQGKTTSALRKIKLYATKIMSKIKKIIKTGIAASLCGAGLFVLARRYGITSKIAEFAQNIEAVPFPGTELYSFLLARQLRPLYAEIASEIHEEGRFARILDLDTGPGYLPIELALRNHFHTIVGMDRSIDMVRVAKANARASNVEKVIEFTQGEPTNIPFPGRYFDLVVSVNVLHHWRNSSQVFDEIYRILNPGGEFWLYDYQSEVPLEEWQKYEKELPIHLRLAFEVGPMASWRAAYSKKELLEIAEATHFADAEVEPRTFTLFGKPMSVFFRLRLRKPDQTRIE, from the coding sequence TTGGAGCGAAGAAACTCACAAAGGATGTGCTTGTTTAATCGTCAAGGTGCCTTATCACCCAAGGTTGAAGCCTTGCTGCTTCAGGGTAAAACAACATCGGCACTTAGGAAAATAAAACTTTACGCCACAAAAATTATGAGCAAAATAAAGAAAATCATAAAAACTGGAATTGCCGCTAGCCTCTGCGGAGCGGGTTTATTCGTACTCGCTCGTAGATATGGCATTACATCCAAGATTGCGGAGTTCGCCCAGAATATTGAAGCCGTTCCATTCCCAGGCACCGAGCTCTACTCGTTCCTTTTGGCAAGGCAGCTTCGACCACTTTATGCCGAGATTGCAAGCGAAATCCATGAAGAGGGACGCTTCGCGAGAATACTGGACCTTGACACAGGACCAGGCTACCTTCCTATTGAACTTGCCCTAAGAAACCACTTCCACACCATAGTTGGAATGGACCGTTCCATTGACATGGTACGAGTTGCAAAGGCGAACGCCCGAGCTTCGAATGTCGAAAAAGTGATTGAATTCACCCAAGGCGAACCAACTAACATCCCGTTTCCAGGCAGGTATTTCGACCTTGTCGTTAGCGTCAACGTTTTGCACCATTGGCGTAATTCATCCCAGGTATTCGATGAAATATACCGCATCCTGAATCCCGGCGGCGAGTTCTGGCTTTACGACTATCAAAGCGAAGTTCCATTGGAGGAATGGCAGAAATACGAAAAGGAATTGCCAATCCACTTGCGCCTTGCCTTTGAAGTCGGACCCATGGCATCCTGGCGGGCAGCATACAGCAAGAAAGAACTTTTAGAGATTGCTGAAGCAACTCACTTCGCAGATGCAGAAGTCGAGCCTAGAACGTTTACCCTTTTTGGAAAGCCTATGTCCGTCTTCTTCCGCCTCCGACTTCGCAAACCCGACCAGACACGGATTGAATAA
- the rpsR gene encoding 30S ribosomal protein S18 has protein sequence MQKKNATKFKKARRKVCTFCADKVETIDYKNATKLRKFISDRGKILPRRTTGTCASHQRLLTRAIKRARHMALLPFTAE, from the coding sequence ATGCAGAAAAAGAATGCAACAAAATTCAAGAAAGCGCGGCGAAAAGTCTGCACGTTTTGTGCAGATAAAGTAGAGACTATTGACTATAAGAATGCCACTAAACTGCGCAAGTTTATCTCGGACCGCGGAAAGATTCTTCCTAGGCGAACAACCGGAACTTGTGCTTCGCATCAGAGATTGCTAACTAGGGCAATAAAACGGGCAAGGCACATGGCTTTGCTCCCATTTACGGCGGAGTAA
- the ssb gene encoding single-stranded DNA-binding protein, translating to MLNRVVLIGRLATDPELKYTPSGIAVATFRLAVTRNVSNAQGERETDFIPIVTWRQAAEFAATYLTKGRLVAIDGRLQIRSWVAQDGSRRSTAEVVAEKLRSLDRPKERTEAGVAEIEEAPVVEESDTAIEPQEEEFEDPFADE from the coding sequence ATGTTGAACAGAGTGGTATTGATTGGCAGACTAGCTACCGACCCCGAACTGAAGTACACGCCTAGCGGAATTGCGGTGGCAACGTTCAGGCTGGCCGTAACCCGTAATGTGTCGAATGCACAAGGCGAAAGGGAAACGGATTTTATCCCTATAGTGACGTGGAGGCAAGCTGCTGAGTTTGCGGCGACTTATCTTACAAAGGGGCGGCTTGTTGCTATTGATGGGAGACTTCAAATAAGGTCATGGGTGGCTCAGGACGGATCTCGCCGGAGCACGGCCGAAGTTGTTGCAGAAAAACTTAGGTCTTTGGATAGACCAAAGGAGCGCACTGAGGCTGGCGTGGCAGAGATAGAAGAAGCACCAGTGGTTGAGGAAAGTGACACCGCCATTGAGCCCCAGGAAGAGGAATTTGAAGACCCATTTGCCGATGAATAG
- the rpsF gene encoding 30S ribosomal protein S6 yields the protein MVRSYEALYIIPPGLQEEEITPITEKYKQVVESQGGEVEGVTRWETRKLAYEIKGQREGIYVLMTFKSEPKVAAELDRVFRIGEDVLRHIIVRRDEK from the coding sequence ATGGTCCGTTCCTACGAAGCTCTATACATCATTCCACCCGGCTTGCAGGAAGAGGAGATTACCCCCATCACTGAAAAGTATAAGCAGGTAGTGGAATCCCAGGGCGGTGAAGTCGAGGGTGTTACCCGTTGGGAGACTCGAAAGCTTGCTTATGAGATCAAAGGTCAGCGAGAGGGTATCTATGTGCTGATGACCTTCAAAAGTGAGCCCAAAGTTGCCGCCGAGTTGGATAGAGTCTTTAGGATTGGAGAAGATGTGCTTAGGCACATCATTGTTCGTAGAGATGAGAAATAG